Below is a window of Bacteroidota bacterium DNA.
AGTGCAATTAGCAGTTATAAGCGCGTAAGAGATTTAATGGTAACGCAACAACGGAGAATGTGCACAGACGGTGGAGTTGTTCTTGAAGGTCGCGATATTGGTACCGTTGTAGTTCCGAATGCCGATTTAAAAATATTTATGATTGCCTGTATTGAAGAAAGAGCAAGACGTCGGCAAAAAGAGTTGGCTGAAAAAGGAACTACTGCTGATTTTGAAGTTTTGATTAAAGATATCAATGAGCGCGACGCGAAAGATTCAAATCGCACCGAAAGCCCGTTAAAAAAAGCTGACGATGGAATAATATTGGATACTTCGAACTTAACGATAAATCAGCAAGTGGATTTTATCGTGAATAAAGCTTTAGAAATAATTAAGAAAATTGATAGTTAGTATAGATAAAAATTCAGGATTTTGCTGGGGCGTTGTTCGTACAATAAACATAGCTGAAGACGAATTAAATAAATCGAACAAGTTGTACTGTTTAGGTGAGATAATTCACAATCCCTCTGAAATTTCCCGCTTAAGCAAATTAGGATTGGTAACTATTACTCGTGATGATTTTCACAAAATCGAAAATTCTACAGTTTTAATACGTGCACATGGTGAACCACCCGAAACTTACGAGTTAGCCAAGAAATTCAACATAACACTGATAGATGCAACTTGTCCGGTAGTTACAAAGGTACAAGAACGGATCCGAAATTATGATGCATTGGGTTACCAATTAATTATTTTTGGAAAAAAGAACCACGCCGAAGTAATCGGATTGTTAGGGCAAATAAATGGTAAAGGTATTGTAATTGGATCGCTCGTTGAAATCGATTCAGTAGATTGTAATAAGAATACAGTTCTGTTTTCGCAGACAACGATGGATAAGACTACGTTCTATAAGATTCGCGATGAGTTAAAAAAGCGGATTAATGAATTGGTAGTAGATTCCATTGAAGACGAGGCTGTTCAATTTGTTGCGAAAGATACTATTTGCGGACAAGTATCCGGGCGTGAAAATAAACTTCGGGAATTTGCTAAACAAAACGATGTTGTTATTTTCGTAGCCGGCAAATCGAGTTCAAACGGTAAAGTGCTTTACACGATTTGTAAAAACGCAAACGAACATTCGTACTTTGTAGAAGATGAAAACGAAATCAATCTCGACTGGTTCGTGGATGCAAAAACAGTTGGTGTCAGCGGTGCTACATCGACACCGCAATGGTTGATGCAGCGAATTAAGAACTATATTGAAAACTTAAAAAATAAAAATTTATCAAGCCATCATTAAATAAACAAAAATAATAACTAAAAATAATTTTTCTTGATGCGTGTGCTCACTTTTTCCTGATGGCGGATAAAGATCACAGGCATATAAGAACGTCTGTTTAAAAAAAAAACAGAAAAAACCTTAGGAGGTTTAATGTTAGAAGAAACAACTGTACCATCTGCAACTGATTCAGCAGCGTCGATTCAGGATGCAGAGAAAAAAACAATTCCGAGAATAAGTCATGACCATGCTTATTTATTAAATAAAATTATGGAGGCAGAATACGGCGAAGAGGAGACCAGCCAACTTACGAGTTTGTATGAAGCAACTTTTGGTAAAGTTTCTGCAAATCAACTTGTTAAAGGTAAAATTGTTGCAATCGGCGAAAATGAAGTATCGATAGATATTGGATTCAAATCGGAAGGCAGCGTCCCAATCGGAGAATTTTCAAATATCGACGAACTCAAAGTTGGCGATGAGATCGAAGTATTCCTTGAAAGCGTAGAAAATAAAGATGGTCAGCTTGTTTTGTCACGTAAGCGTGCCGACTTTATGCGAGTTTGGGAAAAGGTTACTACAGTACACGAAACCGGCGAAATTATCCAAGGCAAAATTTTGCGACGCATAAAAGGTGGGCTCGTTGTTGATGTTTGGGGAATCGAAGCCTTCCTTCCCGGATCTCAAATTGATGTAAAACCGATCCGCGACTTCGATCAATTTATTGATAAAACAATGGATTTAAAAATTGTTAAAGTAAATAACACAGCAGAAAACATTGTAGTAAGCCACAAGGTTCTCGTTGAAGAAGAAATGGCAGATCAGAGAAATGCTATACTTGGTTCAATTGAAAAGGGACAAATACTTGAAGGTACAGTAAAAGCAATTGCTGATTTTGGTGTGTTCGTTGATCTGGGCGGCGTGGATGGTTTAATTCACATCACTGATTTATCGTGGGGCAGAATAAATCACCCGACTGAAGTTGTAAAGCTCGATCAACTAATCAACGTCGTTGTAACTGAATATGATCCTGATAAGAAACGGATCTCGCTCGGTCTTAAACAACTTGCCGCTCATCCTTGGGAAAATATCGAAGAGAAATATCCTGTAGGAATGAAAATTAACGGTAAAATTGTTTCCCTCACCGATTATGGAGCGTTTGTGGAAATTGAGAAGGGAATAGAAGGACTAATTCATATTTCAGAAATGAGTTGGACTCAACACATCAAACATCCTTCTCAAGTTGTATCTATGGGGCAAATGGTAGATGCAATTATTTTGAGTCTTGATAAAGAAAATAAAAAGATTTCACTTGGAATTAAACAATTAGAACCGGATCCTTGGTATAATCTACTTCAAAAATATCCTGTAGGTTCAAAGCACCGGGGTGTTGTTCGTAACCTAACCAACTTCGGTGTCTTCGTTGAACTCGAACAAGGTGTCGATGGTTTAATTCACATTTCCGATTTGTCGTGGACAAAGAAAATTCGTCATCCAGGCGAAGTTGTAAAGAAAAACCAATCTATCGATGTTGTAATTCTCGGTGTTGATGTTGAACAACGAAGGATATCATTAGGACATAAACAAATCATGGATAACCCGTGGGACGCTTTCGAAACAGCTTATAAAGTTGGTGTCGAAATTGATGGAACACTTACACGAATTATCGAAAAAGGTGTTATCGTTGAATTACCTCTCGGTGTCGAGGGATTTGTTCCAGCATCTCAACTCGCAACTATACAAGTGAAAAATATTGCTGATACTTTTAAAGTTGGCGATGTATTGAACTTGAAAGTAATTGAGTTCGATAAAGACGCAAAGAAAATTGTGCTTTCCGTAATCGAATTTTTACGCGGCAAAGAACAAAAAGTAGTCGACGAGTACGTTGGTGAACACAAATTACCTCCTATGACGATAAAAGATTTCGTGAAAGCTCCACAGCCTTCCGAAATTGCTTCATTCGAGGAATTAGGTAACGCTCCGGCACCTGATGAAATTCAGTAGTCATTTATTTTCATTAATGTTAAAAGAGTTGGCTCGTAAGGGGTCAACTCTTTTTTGTATTTAACAAAACGTAATTTATGAAGCTTGTAGCATTCCATACTTTAGGTTGCAAACTAAATTTTGCTGAAACTTCAACCATTGGCAGACAGTTTATTGAGAACGGATTTACTGTATCTCAATTTGCAGACAAAGTCGATGTTTATGTAATCAATACGTGCAGCGTATCTCAAAGGGCAGATAGAGAATGCAAAAAAATTATTAGAAGTGCAGTTAGAAGATCTCCGGATGCCTTCATAATAGTAACGGGTTGCTATGCTCAATTGCGTCCAGAAGAGGTGGCATCAATTGCAGGAGTCGATTTGGTTTTAGGTACACAGGAAAAATTTAATCTGTTCACTCACTGCAATTCTTTTAAAAAGAATAACCCGGCTCAAGTGTTTGTTTCCGAAATTAAAAATGCAAACGACTTTGGCCTTGCTTATTCGGGTGAAGCTGATGAAAGGACACGTGCATTTTTAAAAGTACAGGACGGGTGCGATTTCCAATGTTCATATTGCACAATTCCCCTCGCACGTGGGTCTAGCCGAAGCCAGGCAATTGAAACTTTTGTATCACAAGCCCGGTGGTTAGCCGAAAAAGGATATAAAGAAATTGTTCTATCAGGAGTTAATGTCGGTGATTTTGGTAAAGCAAGTGGAACAAATTTATTGCAGTTACTCAAAGAGCTTGTAGGGGTTGATGGAATCGAGCGAATCAGAGTCAGTTCAATCGAACCAAATTTATTGACTGAGGAATTAGTCAATTTTATTTTAGAGTCGGATAAGTTGTGTAATCATCTTCACATTCCCTTGCAAAGCGGTTCGAACGAAGTTTTACGTTTAATGAGGCGCCGGCACACGAGAGAAGATTTTAAAAAACTAATTACATATATCAAATCGATAGATAATACGGCAGGCGTCGGTTCGGATATAATAGTTGGTTTCCCGGGCGAAACGGATGAACTTTTCGACGAAACATATAATTTTCTGCTTGATTTACCCCTTTCGTATATGCATGTGTTCACATATTCTGAACGCCCTAATACTCCGGCTGCTTCTTATCCAAATTCCATTCAACCAAAGTCGCGCTTTTACAGAAACGAAAAACTTCGTATCTTAAGTACGAAAAAGCGTTTCGAATTTTACTCACAATTTGTAGGTAAAAGATTAGGGGTATTATACGAAACCAACATTAAAAACGGTTTTCTATCCGGTTTCTCAACAAATTATATTCGGGTAAAAACTACAGCGACTGAAAATCTTTTTAATAGGATTGTACCGACGCTAATTAAAAATGTAAATAAAGATTATTGTGAAGGAGATGTAATCGTATGAAAAAAATAATTTGTGTCTTCATGTTCTTCTTCGGTGTGCAGGCGGTTATCACACAGCCATTATCTAATTCAGATAACGGTCATAAAAATATTGTAGACTTTTTCAATCAGTCAATCGAACTTGAATCCCGAAACGCTTCAGTATTTTCTGCTTATAGCGCTTCTCAAAAAAAATCTGTACCACTTGCTGTTGCTCTCTCGCTGGTACTTCCCGGAATGGGCGAGCTATATACCGGTGATTACAGCAGAGGGAAATATCTGACATCTGCCGAAGGATTTCTTTGGTTGACATTTACTTCCGTGCAATTATATGGGACATGGTTGAAAAACGATGCACGACTTTTTGCAGTTACTAATGCCGGTGTAAATTTAGATGGAAAGGACGATAAATTTTTTGTAAATATCGGGAATTATTCTGATATATATTGGTACAACGAAAGAAAATTGCAGGACAGAGAAGAAGATCAATTATACGATCCTAATTCAAATTATTATTGGCAATGGAATAACGAAGCGAGCAGACAAAAATATCGCTATATTCGAATCAAAAGTGATGAAGTATTTAACAGTCGGCAGTTTATTGTGGGTGCAATTTTAGCAAATCATATCGTCAGCGCAATAAACGCCGGGATGTTAGCCAGTAAATATAACAAGCAGTCCGGCGTTACAAATAATTTCCAGATTAACAGCAAATTACGTGTTAATGCTAATCATCCGGAATTTGTGTTTACGATTTCAAAATTGTTTTGATTGAACGTGCGAAATATTAAACTACTTATTGAATACGACGGAACCGATTTTGTGGGGTGGCAACGACAACCGAACGGAAGAAGTGTTCAAGAAGTTATCGAAAAAGTGCTCGCAAATCTTTTACAAGAGGAAGTAAATGTGGTCGGTTCAGGAAGAACCGACAGTGGTGTGCATGCGCGTGGTCAGGTTGCTAACTTTCGCTGTAACTCAAAAATGAATGTCGGTCAATTACAAAAAAGTCTTTCGGCACTGTTACCTGAAGATGTTTGCATAGATGCGGCAGCAGATGTGGATTTCGATTTCCATGCTCGCTATGCAGCCAAGTCGCGTGAATATTCCTATTTGATAACAACAAAATCTTCTGCATTACGAAGAAGATATTCGTGGTTTGTAAAGTACAAAATTGACAACACAATTTTGAATGAATGCGCAAATTTGATTTTGGGAATTCATGACTTTGAAGGTTTTTGTAAATTAGATGCGGGTAATGAACATTATTTGAGTAATGTGTTTCGTTCGGAATGGAAAAGTGAAAGTACCAATTTGATTTATGAGATCGAAGCAAACAGATTTTTATATGGAATGGTGCGTGGTTTAGTTGGAACGATGGTGGACGTAGCACGTGGCTATCGCGATTTAGACGATTTTAGAAGAGTATTAAATGAAAAAGCAAGAGCGAAAGCGGGCACATTGGCACCGCCTCATGGCTTAACACTCGTGAATGTAAGATATTAAAATTAAATTAGGAGAAACCAATGAAAAAATATTTTGTTTATTCTATACTTACAATTTGGTTAGCCAGCTTCAGTTTTATGTGTGCAAGTTTGGCTTTCAATATATTTTCGGATCAGGACGATGTTAAATTAGGGCAACAGCTTGATGGGGAAATTAAAAGCAAACCTCAGGAATATCCCTTACTTCAAAACCGAAATGATGTTAAGAGTTACGTTGAACAGGTAGGACAAAAAATTTTAAATTCACCGCATGTTAAAAAACGTGGATTGTATGCTTATAGTTTCGAAATTGTACATGACGATAATACAATTAATGCTTTTGCAACACCGGGGGGATATATTTATGTTTATACAGGGCTGTTAAAATTTTTAGATAACGAAGCAACGCTTGCCGGTATAATTGGACACGAAATTGCCCATGCTGAACGACGTCATGCTACTCAACGATTAACTAAGTATTATGGTGCAAGTATGTTGGTTTCAGTCATTTTAGGTGAATCGCCTTCACAATTAGCTGAAATTGCAGCAAACATGTTTACGGGTCTGGCATTTTTAGCAAACAGCCGTTCGGATGAAACTGAATCGGATGATTATTCGATCAGGTATTTAAAAGACACCGAGTATTATCCGGGTGCGATAAAATATTTCTTCGACAAAATTCAGGCAACAAAAGGAGAACGTGGCGGAAGTATCGAGAGGTTGTTATCGACACACCCACTGCCTCAGGATCGAGTCGATTTTGTTAACAAAGAGATGAATAAAATAGGCGATCCACAGCCAACTGAAAGTAATATTTTTGCGGATCGTTATCAGGCATTCAAAGCTACTTTACCTTAACGTTTGATTATATATTTTCTTTCTCGTAAATTATGTTTGAAAAATAAGTAGAACAACTCGAAAGATTTAATTGAATTATTTGTTACCAATTTCGTTTTTTATTATGATTTCAGGGATAATGGCTGCTTGCGAAACAGCTTTCCTTAATTCCCCTAAAAGTGTTATCAAAGATTTAGTAGATAACGGGAGTAAAGCGGCAAAAATAATTCAAAATTTCCAAAAAAATCCTGAAAGTATAATCGCAACGGCGAATGTTACTTTCATAGTAAGTTTAAGCATCGCAGCGTTTTTAGCAGGACTGTTTGCTTTAGATGAAATTGCTCCCTACTTAAAATCGCTGGAAGTTTATTTTCTGAGTGAACATAGCGGCGCTTTCTCCCTTTTAATTATAATACCGTTGTTTGCATTTGTAGCAATTCTTGCGGGTGAATTAATTCCCAAATCCATAGCTTTAAAATTTCCGGCACAGTTAGCGTTGTTCTTTGCATTTCCATTTTTTTGGATTTCAATTGCCAGCAAACCGATGATTGTTCTTTTACAAACCATCAGTAATTTAATTTTGAAACCTTTTAAAGATCAAACCAATTTTTCTGAATCGAGGGTATCTGAAGAAGAGGTAAAAATTTTATTGGAAGAAGGAAGAAAAACCGGAGCAATTGATAAAACAGAGCAGGAACTGATAACAAGTATCTTCGAGTTCACAGATACTACTGCGAAAGAAGTTATGGTACCGAGGACAGATATAATAGCAGTCGAAATAAATACACCGCGCGAAAAACTTGTAAATATTGTACTCGAGGAGGGTTACTCGCGTATTCCGATATATTCCGGGTCCATTGATAATATAATCGGCATTGTATATACAAAAGATCTAATAAGCCTTTTAGAGCATCGGGATATAATTGTATTGCACGATATCATTCGTACTGCTTATTTTGTACCAGAAACTAAAAAAATAAGTGTGTTGCTGCGTGAATTACAAAAACAAAAAATTCACATGGCAATTGTCATAGATGAATACGGTGGAACAGAGGGCATCATTACGTTGGAGGATATTCTGGAAGAAATAGTTGGCGAAATACACGACGAATACGATGAAGAATTAAAAGAAGTTGAAATATCAACCGATGGTTCGTCATTAGTGAATGCCCGAATTAATATACAAGATTTCAATGAAAAATTCGGGACAGAAATTTCTGAAGATGTTGAGTATGATACTTTGAGCGGATTTTTATATAAGATCACCGGTAGAATTCCAGAAATGAATGACGAGGTTCAATATCAGAATTTGAATTTCAAGATAATTAAGAAAAGTCAACGACGCATAAGGCAAGTTAAGGTTACGAAAACAAAATATGAGTAATCCTTATGAATATGTTCTTTCTGTGGTCATTGTAAATTGGAATACGTGTGAAGATCTCGAAACGTGCTTAACTTCGTTAACAGATAGGTCGGGTTTTTTAAATTTAGAAATAATTGTTGTTGATAATGCTTCCGAAGATGACAGTGTTCAAATGGTGCGTTCAAAATTCCCGAACGCAATACTAATCGCGAATCAGGTAAATTTAGGATTTGCCGCAGCAGTAAATCAAGGGATTAATAATGCTCGCGGGAAATATTTATTGATTTTAAATGCCGACATAGTATCGAACTTTGAATCAATCCAAGTTCTGATTAACACGCTTGAGTTTCGGAAAGATGTCGGTGCTGTTGCGCCGCGGCTCATAAATTTAGACGGATCTTTACAACGGGGATATTACAGAAAATTACCGACACTTATGCAAATTTTGTTATTTTATACATCCTTATCTAAATTTACATTTAAACATCCGTACCTTGTAAAAAAATATTTGGAAGTATATTTTGAAGAAAATGCCACTCAGTTTGAAGTTGAACAAAGTCCGGGTGGATGTATAATGATTCGTAGAGAAGTATTAGAGACGGTTGGCTTAATGGATGAAAGTTTCTTTCTTTTTTTCGAAGATGTTGATTGGTGCTACCGGATTCGCAAAGGTGGTTGGCGGTTACTTTGTTATAATGCTGTTTCGATGATTCATAAAGGGGGAAGCAGCTTTATGAGACTCGATAATTCAGTTTTTTATGGGAGATTTTTACTCAGTCTTAATCAATTTGTGGATAAACACTATACACTTTGGACTCGACTTATAACCAAGTTAATTACAATTTGTGATAGCTTTATTATTTTAATTATCAGAAAATTTCAAATAATAATAAAACCTAAAATTATTTACGGTAATCCTGGAAAAAGTTATCAAAAGCATAAATATTATATTAATATATTTATTGACTATTACTTTCCTCCAGTATTATCGAAGTTTGTTAAATTTATTCTTCCCAGATAATGTCAGATATTCAAATATCAAGTATTGTCCATCCGTTATCGAAGCGGATCATAAAAAATACGATATATAATTCTGTGGGAAATTGGATTGTTCTCCTTTTAAATTTTATTATTATTCCGTTTGTAATTTCTAAACTGGGGCTTGAAATATACGGTAGTGCTTGGGTGATTGGAATAATAATTATTTCGTCAGCAGGACTTGTTGATTTCGGAATAGGGAGTTCAAGTGTAAAATATATCGCTGAATATAATGCTAAAAAACAGTTTGGTGAAATTAATTCACTTATAATTACAAGTATTGCTTTTTACGCAGTTTTCGGATTAGTACTTTTAATTGTAATTATTTTATTTGGTAATAATATTTTAATGTTGATTGGTGTACCTCATCATTTAATTAGTGAGGCATATTACGTCTTTGTTATTGCTACCTCAATTTTGGTAATTCTTAATACTTTTTCACCTCTGACTTCAGTCTTGTCTGGCTTACAACGTATGGATATTACTAATCTAATCATTGTAGCAACAGGTATTTTAAATATTACTCAAACAGTAATAGTTTTAAGTTTGGATTTTGGTGTGCGAGGATTAATTATCGGGAGTCTTTTTATTAATTTGATTTCCATTTCTTTGTTATCGTATTGGTCTTTTCGAATTTTGCCACAACTCAAACTCAGCATTTCAAATATTGAATGGGAAAAATTTAAACAAACTTGGCGTTTTGGAATAAATTTACAAATTAGCAGGATATCGCAAGTTGTAGTATTTCAGGTTGATAAGATTTTTGCACTAAGTTTTTTTGGTCCAGCTAATGCAGCATTTTATGAAATAGGGGTCAAAGTAACTTCATTAGCGAGAAGTATACCGCTTATGCTCACTTCTGCTTTGCTTCCTGTTGCGTCAGAAATAGATGCTAAAAAGGAGGATATAAAAATAAATTTATTATTCGAAAGGGGATCGAAATATCTCATCATTGTCGGTATGTTTTTTCTCGGTTTTATTTTTTTAGAATCGAAACTTATCGTACAAACATGGATGGGAAAATCTTTAGATGAAACCGGTATTATGACAGCATCTATTATTATCAAAATTTTAGTCTTCGGTTATTTTATGAATACGCTAACTGCAATTGCGAGTACAATCGGTGCTGGTATTACCCGAACAGATCTCGAAGGCAATGTCGGTATATTAGCCCTTATAGTAAGCCCAATTTTAACATTCACATTTATTTATACTATCGGATATAATGGGATTGCACTATCAACAATGCTTATGCTTACAATCGGGGCATTTTACTATATGAAACAGTTTTTCTCCGTAATTAAAAAAGATTTTCTTGCTTATATTAAAATGTTACTTAAACCTTTAATTAGTCTCCTGATTGCATCAAGCATTATTGTAATTGTACAATTATTTATCGTGCAACCAGAGGTTCAAACAAGGTTTGAAGGTTTGTTATATATTATTTTATATTTTCTTATTTTTCTGTTGTCATATATTATAACTATTATATTCTTAGGTACTTTAGATGAATATGACAAATCAATTATTAGAGCGATTATAAACAAAGTAAAAAGTAAAAGAATATAGCCCTTATTATGATCGGTGAAGAGATTAAACAAAAACTATTTCGCAATACCCCGGATTACTATCTTAATGCATCGGAGGATTATTATTACCAAAAATTCATCGATTTATGTAAACAGTATTGTGGTAAGCGTGTTCTGGATTTTGGCTGCGCAACCGGTAATTATATGACTGCATTGCAAAAACTTGGTTATGATTGTGTGGGTGTTGATGCGAATCCTGCTTACATAGAAATTGCAGCAAAGAAAAACTTTGATGTATATCTTATCGACGACAAGTTACCTTTTCCTGATAAACATTTTGATTCAGCCATTATGTTTGAAGTTCTTGAACATCTCCAAAATCCATTAGATGTTCTTAAAGAAATTAAACGTGTTGCACGAAAAAATATCATCCTCACTGTTCCCAATTGTGAAGGTTTTAATGAACTCAAAAACGGTGGCTTGGCTTTCGAACATTTTTTCGATCTTGACCATAAAAATTATTTTACCCCTGATTCATTACGCAACCTTCTGGATAATTTATTTAAACAATATGAAATTAAGATAATAGATCCTATTGTTCCTTATACACTTATGAAAAAATCTATATTACGATTTATCGTGCATGTATTATATAAAATCAAATTAATTAAACCGAAATTTTATTTCAGAATTGTTGTAGTAATCGATTTGAAAAATCAAATATGAACTCGGTGAATAATAGAA
It encodes the following:
- the cmk gene encoding (d)CMP kinase is translated as MVIAIDGPAASGKSTTAKFTAERLNYIHVDTGAMYRAVTLKIIKDNIDPEDEASVYNAISDCKIEFERKNEVTKVLLNGKDVTETIRNKEVTSAVSAISSYKRVRDLMVTQQRRMCTDGGVVLEGRDIGTVVVPNADLKIFMIACIEERARRRQKELAEKGTTADFEVLIKDINERDAKDSNRTESPLKKADDGIILDTSNLTINQQVDFIVNKALEIIKKIDS
- a CDS encoding 4-hydroxy-3-methylbut-2-enyl diphosphate reductase; its protein translation is MIVSIDKNSGFCWGVVRTINIAEDELNKSNKLYCLGEIIHNPSEISRLSKLGLVTITRDDFHKIENSTVLIRAHGEPPETYELAKKFNITLIDATCPVVTKVQERIRNYDALGYQLIIFGKKNHAEVIGLLGQINGKGIVIGSLVEIDSVDCNKNTVLFSQTTMDKTTFYKIRDELKKRINELVVDSIEDEAVQFVAKDTICGQVSGRENKLREFAKQNDVVIFVAGKSSSNGKVLYTICKNANEHSYFVEDENEINLDWFVDAKTVGVSGATSTPQWLMQRIKNYIENLKNKNLSSHH
- the rpsA gene encoding 30S ribosomal protein S1, with the translated sequence MLEETTVPSATDSAASIQDAEKKTIPRISHDHAYLLNKIMEAEYGEEETSQLTSLYEATFGKVSANQLVKGKIVAIGENEVSIDIGFKSEGSVPIGEFSNIDELKVGDEIEVFLESVENKDGQLVLSRKRADFMRVWEKVTTVHETGEIIQGKILRRIKGGLVVDVWGIEAFLPGSQIDVKPIRDFDQFIDKTMDLKIVKVNNTAENIVVSHKVLVEEEMADQRNAILGSIEKGQILEGTVKAIADFGVFVDLGGVDGLIHITDLSWGRINHPTEVVKLDQLINVVVTEYDPDKKRISLGLKQLAAHPWENIEEKYPVGMKINGKIVSLTDYGAFVEIEKGIEGLIHISEMSWTQHIKHPSQVVSMGQMVDAIILSLDKENKKISLGIKQLEPDPWYNLLQKYPVGSKHRGVVRNLTNFGVFVELEQGVDGLIHISDLSWTKKIRHPGEVVKKNQSIDVVILGVDVEQRRISLGHKQIMDNPWDAFETAYKVGVEIDGTLTRIIEKGVIVELPLGVEGFVPASQLATIQVKNIADTFKVGDVLNLKVIEFDKDAKKIVLSVIEFLRGKEQKVVDEYVGEHKLPPMTIKDFVKAPQPSEIASFEELGNAPAPDEIQ
- the mtaB gene encoding tRNA (N(6)-L-threonylcarbamoyladenosine(37)-C(2))-methylthiotransferase MtaB, with the translated sequence MKLVAFHTLGCKLNFAETSTIGRQFIENGFTVSQFADKVDVYVINTCSVSQRADRECKKIIRSAVRRSPDAFIIVTGCYAQLRPEEVASIAGVDLVLGTQEKFNLFTHCNSFKKNNPAQVFVSEIKNANDFGLAYSGEADERTRAFLKVQDGCDFQCSYCTIPLARGSSRSQAIETFVSQARWLAEKGYKEIVLSGVNVGDFGKASGTNLLQLLKELVGVDGIERIRVSSIEPNLLTEELVNFILESDKLCNHLHIPLQSGSNEVLRLMRRRHTREDFKKLITYIKSIDNTAGVGSDIIVGFPGETDELFDETYNFLLDLPLSYMHVFTYSERPNTPAASYPNSIQPKSRFYRNEKLRILSTKKRFEFYSQFVGKRLGVLYETNIKNGFLSGFSTNYIRVKTTATENLFNRIVPTLIKNVNKDYCEGDVIV
- the truA gene encoding tRNA pseudouridine(38-40) synthase TruA, with amino-acid sequence MRNIKLLIEYDGTDFVGWQRQPNGRSVQEVIEKVLANLLQEEVNVVGSGRTDSGVHARGQVANFRCNSKMNVGQLQKSLSALLPEDVCIDAAADVDFDFHARYAAKSREYSYLITTKSSALRRRYSWFVKYKIDNTILNECANLILGIHDFEGFCKLDAGNEHYLSNVFRSEWKSESTNLIYEIEANRFLYGMVRGLVGTMVDVARGYRDLDDFRRVLNEKARAKAGTLAPPHGLTLVNVRY
- a CDS encoding M48 family metallopeptidase → MKKYFVYSILTIWLASFSFMCASLAFNIFSDQDDVKLGQQLDGEIKSKPQEYPLLQNRNDVKSYVEQVGQKILNSPHVKKRGLYAYSFEIVHDDNTINAFATPGGYIYVYTGLLKFLDNEATLAGIIGHEIAHAERRHATQRLTKYYGASMLVSVILGESPSQLAEIAANMFTGLAFLANSRSDETESDDYSIRYLKDTEYYPGAIKYFFDKIQATKGERGGSIERLLSTHPLPQDRVDFVNKEMNKIGDPQPTESNIFADRYQAFKATLP
- a CDS encoding hemolysin family protein, which encodes MISGIMAACETAFLNSPKSVIKDLVDNGSKAAKIIQNFQKNPESIIATANVTFIVSLSIAAFLAGLFALDEIAPYLKSLEVYFLSEHSGAFSLLIIIPLFAFVAILAGELIPKSIALKFPAQLALFFAFPFFWISIASKPMIVLLQTISNLILKPFKDQTNFSESRVSEEEVKILLEEGRKTGAIDKTEQELITSIFEFTDTTAKEVMVPRTDIIAVEINTPREKLVNIVLEEGYSRIPIYSGSIDNIIGIVYTKDLISLLEHRDIIVLHDIIRTAYFVPETKKISVLLRELQKQKIHMAIVIDEYGGTEGIITLEDILEEIVGEIHDEYDEELKEVEISTDGSSLVNARINIQDFNEKFGTEISEDVEYDTLSGFLYKITGRIPEMNDEVQYQNLNFKIIKKSQRRIRQVKVTKTKYE
- a CDS encoding glycosyltransferase family 2 protein, with product MSNPYEYVLSVVIVNWNTCEDLETCLTSLTDRSGFLNLEIIVVDNASEDDSVQMVRSKFPNAILIANQVNLGFAAAVNQGINNARGKYLLILNADIVSNFESIQVLINTLEFRKDVGAVAPRLINLDGSLQRGYYRKLPTLMQILLFYTSLSKFTFKHPYLVKKYLEVYFEENATQFEVEQSPGGCIMIRREVLETVGLMDESFFLFFEDVDWCYRIRKGGWRLLCYNAVSMIHKGGSSFMRLDNSVFYGRFLLSLNQFVDKHYTLWTRLITKLITICDSFIILIIRKFQIIIKPKIIYGNPGKSYQKHKYYINIFIDYYFPPVLSKFVKFILPR
- a CDS encoding oligosaccharide flippase family protein, which gives rise to MSDIQISSIVHPLSKRIIKNTIYNSVGNWIVLLLNFIIIPFVISKLGLEIYGSAWVIGIIIISSAGLVDFGIGSSSVKYIAEYNAKKQFGEINSLIITSIAFYAVFGLVLLIVIILFGNNILMLIGVPHHLISEAYYVFVIATSILVILNTFSPLTSVLSGLQRMDITNLIIVATGILNITQTVIVLSLDFGVRGLIIGSLFINLISISLLSYWSFRILPQLKLSISNIEWEKFKQTWRFGINLQISRISQVVVFQVDKIFALSFFGPANAAFYEIGVKVTSLARSIPLMLTSALLPVASEIDAKKEDIKINLLFERGSKYLIIVGMFFLGFIFLESKLIVQTWMGKSLDETGIMTASIIIKILVFGYFMNTLTAIASTIGAGITRTDLEGNVGILALIVSPILTFTFIYTIGYNGIALSTMLMLTIGAFYYMKQFFSVIKKDFLAYIKMLLKPLISLLIASSIIVIVQLFIVQPEVQTRFEGLLYIILYFLIFLLSYIITIIFLGTLDEYDKSIIRAIINKVKSKRI
- a CDS encoding class I SAM-dependent methyltransferase; its protein translation is MIGEEIKQKLFRNTPDYYLNASEDYYYQKFIDLCKQYCGKRVLDFGCATGNYMTALQKLGYDCVGVDANPAYIEIAAKKNFDVYLIDDKLPFPDKHFDSAIMFEVLEHLQNPLDVLKEIKRVARKNIILTVPNCEGFNELKNGGLAFEHFFDLDHKNYFTPDSLRNLLDNLFKQYEIKIIDPIVPYTLMKKSILRFIVHVLYKIKLIKPKFYFRIVVVIDLKNQI